GAGCTGCGTCGCATAAACCTCCCGGATCAGCCTCTCCACCTGCTCCGTCATCGCATTGAAGCTATCCCCGATGTAAGCAAGCTCGTCTTTCGTACTAACGACAATGCGGGTTTTGAAATCGCCGTTGCGCACCTTGTGCAGCCCCTTCACGAGCTGCTTCAGCGGCCGCAGCAAGTTTCCCGTAGACAGCACGATGAGAACGCTGCTGAGCATCACGCTGATCAAACCCGAATATACGATTTGCCGGGAAATGCTCCGGTTTTTCTGATGAACGCCCTCAAGCGACGTTGCACTGAGCAGTTGAAAGGAATACGCCGCAGAACGGCTCTGCGCATAGATCTGGTCATTGACAAAGTACAACCCTCCGGCATCATTTGCATCCTGAAGATCAGGGAGTATTTCCGCACCCCAGGAAGTGCTGCTGTAAATGAGTTCGTGAACGGGGTTGTATAAAAATACTTCGTCCGCATCGTCCTTCAGCAGCCCCTTGAACGACTTGGCGAAAAAGGATTCGTCGATGGTGATGACCAGCATACCGTAGGTTTGCAGCAGGCTGTTCTTCATCAAGCGGGCGGCGATGACCGACTGGCGATAACCGCTGGGTTCCATGGAGCTCGGCAAGGGCAGGCTCATCCATAACAGGTCCCCGGAGGTTTCGTTGATTCGGGAGCGAATCTTCGCGTAAACGTCCCTGTCGAGCGGCTTGATGACGGAAGTATTGAAGCTGAAATAGGAAGGGATTCCTTTCAGGTCGTACAAATACATGCCCGTGATGTAGGGGGCGTCCAGTTTGATTTGATACAGCTGATCTTCGATCTGCTTCTTGTCGGCATACAGCGCGTACGGGTCTCCGACCGATGTCATGGCGTCAATGCTCTTGATTCTGTTTTCAATCAAAGGATTAAATACGATCGCTTGCGATATGCGATAAATTTCCTGGACATTCAACTCCAGCTTCGCCATAGCATCTTCATTCGTGCGTAAATACTGCTTGCCGATCTCATCCTTAAGCAGATCCATGCTGTTTTGGTAGGTCAAATAACCGGCAATGCCGGAGGAGAGCAGGATGATGCACGACAAGCTGAGAATAAGCTTGATCTTGAAGCTGCGGTTAATGCTGACAAACAGCCTGGATACAACCTCCATGCCTTTCCTCCCTGCGTAATCATGAGCCTTGGTCTAATTATTGTAAGCATGTTTTATTATCAGAGTATTAAGCTTCGCCTGAATTCCCGACCATCGGCGGTCCTAAGGGGGATCTTTGAATATCGCAAAAACTTTATTATTTGATGTCAAATTTGCTAAAATGGAAGGAACATTTGGGAAACCGTATCGGGAGGAAATCATTATGTCCGCTGTCATCGATAAAATCGCCTGGATTCACATAATCGACGGCCGTATCTTGGGAGCGCGGTCCGTGGGGAAAACCGCTTTTTATTTTCCGGGAGGAAAACGGGAAACGGGGAAAACGGATACGGAAACACTTCTGCGGGAAATCGAGGAGGAGCTGACCGTTCGGCTGAAAAAGGAAACGATCGAGTACTTCGGCACTTTCGAGGCGCAGGCGGACGGCAAGCCGGAGGGGCAGCTTGTGCGCATGACTTGTTACACCGCCGATTACTCAGGGGAGCTGTCCCCGGCTTCCGAAATCGCCGAAATCGCTTGGTTAACCTACGAGGACCGGGAGCGTGTGTCCGCGGTGAACAAGATCATTTTCGACCGGCTCCGCGAGATGAAGCGGATTGCGCCTTATTTGTAAGGACCTTCAAGACCGATGGACCGGCTTTCTATACAACCGGAATTCCAATTCGAATGGAAAAAGGGTCAACCGAAGCGGTTGACCCCATACTTTCAGACTAAAATCCCTCTGCGTGTTTTCGGCGACTGAACGCCGGAGCTGCCACCAATCGGATGCCCCGATGCGGAAATAGCCCGTTCCCTTCCACACGTCCAGATCTGTTCAATTCAGCGAGCATGACTACATCTGCAACAACTTTAAGCGCCTTTCACCGTCGCCATCGGCTTGCACTTGGCCACAACATGAGCCAAACCCGCCCCGACGACGCTATCGATAATTTGATCCACATCCTTATAAGCTTGCGGCGATTCATCCAAAATCGATTCCAACGATTTCTGGTTGACCACGATCTCCTCGTCCGTTCCGACTTTCAGCGATGACGAAAACTCGTTCAGCGTTACCAATTTCTTCGTCGCGCTGCGCGAGCGGATTCGTCCTGCCCCATGACAGATGGAATAAAAATTGTCCCTTCCGCCGGGAGCTCCTACCATGATGTAGGAAGCGGTCCCCATCGAACCCGGGATCAACGCGGGATGCCCCGTTTCCACATACGGCTCCGGATTGTCCGGGTGGCCCGGCGGGAGCGCCCGGGTAGCTCCTTTTCGATGGACGAAAAAGGACTGTCCTTCATGCTCCTCTTCCCATGCGTAGTTATGCATAAGATCGTATAACGTCGTCATCTCGAATTTATGGCCGAATACGTCTTTGCCCGCCTCCCGGACGGCGTAGGCAATAAGATGCCGGTTCACGACGGCGTAATTCAAAGCGGAGTACATCAGATTCACGTACTTCCGGGCCAGCGGATGTTCGAGCGGAGCGAACAGCAGCTTCGGGTCAGCCGTGCCGAGCCCTTCCGCACGCATCATTTTCGCCAAGAGACTGCCGCAGTATTGGCTGACGGAGCCGCCCCACGCCCGTGATCCCGAGTGGATCATAACCGCCGCCTGCCCGTCGAACATTCCCCATTTCCCGGCAATCTCCCGCCGTTCTTCGGCAATTTCAACGGACTGAATCTCGACAAAATGGTTGCCGTTGCCCAGCGTTCCAAGCTGGCGGTGCGAACGGTGCCACACCTGCTCCGGGAACAGGTCCAGCGCCTCTTCGTCCAGATGGAATTTGCTCCGCTCCACATGGGTCAGCGACGTCGCCTTGCGCGGCGTGTAGCCGTCCGGGATATATTTTTTCGGCAGCCCGTGAAGCCCTTTTTTCACCACATGCTCCAGCCGAATGTCCGAGAAATGCCCCCTCGCATGGTCCTCAATCGGCAAATATTTTTCAATCGCCTTGACCAGCTTGCGCCGCAGCTTTACGTCCTTCAGCTCATCCTTATGCAGGTTGGTTAAATGAACCCTCATGCCGCAGCCGATATCGCTCCCGACGATCGAAGGCGATACGTAGCCGCCAGAGGTGTTCCACACCGCCGTAGTACCGATGCACGTCCCTACGCCAACATGCACGTCGGGGGTATAACTCATATACACTTGGTTCGGAATTTGCAGGTTGTTGTTTGCCATCTCGAACACTTTGTAATCCAACGATTTAAACAGGTCCTCGCCTGCATACACATGCACAACCCCCGAGGGGAGCTGTACTTGCCGGTAAAATTGTTCTATCATAAACGATTTCTTTCCTCTCCGATTTTTTTTGAACGCAAAAAAAGCCATAGACCCGCATCGTCCATGGCCGACTGGTAAACAAAGCAAATAGGCGCGCAATTCCCCCTATTTGGCCGTCATACGTCCGCTGAGACCGATGGAATGAAGCTTTTTGCAGTTGTCGTGGTATAGGTTTTGAATGCAAATCATTGTCATCGGCCTCCTTTTCATTGAATTACCAACATCTTACTTGCTGCAGCCTCTGGTCGTCAATAAGCTTCGGGAGGAAAGATTGAGTAAAAACGATTACTCCTGTTCGGACAGATCATTTATCATGGCTTCCCTTGTCTCTATGATCCGCTCCGTCAGTCGGTCCAACCGCTCTTTGATCAAAATAACGTCCGAGTACTCGCGGGGGATGCTTTCGAATCCGTAATAAACGCCGGCTATCCCGCCTGTAATTGCGGCGATCGTATCGGTATCTCCTCCGACATTTGCCGCCCGTTGAACGGCTTCAGTGAACGATCCGCTCGTAAGCAGGATGTGAAGCACCCAACGAAACGTATGAACGACAAAGCCGCTCGGTTCACAGGCAGGTTCATCTTCGAGCAAATCCTCGTATTCCGTATCCGCAATTTCACTCCCGATAGCGTTGGCTAACGACTCGCCGTTTAAAAGTCTAAAGACGATTCGATTGTATATTTCGCAGGCTTGATTGCACCGCTCGTCATAGTGTGTCATTTTCGACTGCATGCGAGATATCTTTTCAATATCCGTGACATTGGGATATATTAACCCGACGGGGAGACAACGCATGAGCGACCCGTTTCCGGCGCTTTGCCCCAGATCCAGATCTGCGAGAAAAGCGGCCTCATACCAATTTCCCTTATAGGTGCCAAGTACTCTGCGAATGATATTCCCAATATCTTTGGGATTCGATCGATACCACTCAAGAAACCTTTCGCCAATAGCCGTCATAGGATTGTGGGGATTCTCGAGGATTCCTTCGGCTACACACAACGTCATCATCGTATCGTCGGTCACTTCCCCCGGCGTCAGGTCCCAAACCCCTCCACCGATCATTTTTGTGAGGTAACCGTGAGTTTGCTGAATTTCTTTGCGGGTCATAAACTCCGTCGTCCCGCCCAGCGCATCCCCGACAGCTACGCCATAAAGCCCGCCTTTGATTTTGGTGTAGAGGTTCATTCGATCGCTCCTTTGAAACATCATCTCTCATTCCTCTCGCGATTCAGTTTCGGTTCCAATTCGGGTTAAAACGGTACAACTTGGACGGACGATGCCCCGCATCCTTTGTAAATTCATTCGTTTCCGTCACCATTGCTGCAATTTTTCTTCGGAACGCCGCCGCCAAAAGCTCTTTTCCCAGTATCACCTCGTAAACCTGCTGAAGCTCGGATAAAGTGAATAGCGGCGGCATCAGATTAAAGGCGATATCCGTATATTCAATCTTGTTTCGCAGGCGCTCAATGCCGTATTCGATAATTTTCGCATGATCGAATGCAAGCCCCTGCGACTCTACGATCTCGCGGCTTATTCTCGATGAACGACCGACGGTGGTCTGTACGATTTTTACGGTGGCAGTCAATATCTCGGATTCGTTCTGAAGGGCGATTTTCACGAGTTTCTCGATTTCACGGCCTTCACTCAAGTTGGTTTTTTTCTCTTGAAACACCTCGTATGTTACTTCGAACCACTTCGCATCTTCCGCGTCATCCCCGGCCTGAATATCCATTTCAGTTCGATCCGCAAGAGCCATGTAAGAGCAGCTAATGACCCGCGTTCGCGGATCGCGATTGACGTCTCCCCACGTAAATAATTGCTCCATGTACACATTGTCGATGTTGGTTTCGCTCTTCAATTCGCGCTGCGCAGCATCATCAATACTTTCGTGAACGGACACGAACCCTCCGGGCAATGCCCACCGGCCAAGAAACGGGTGCTCCCCCCTCTTGATAAGCAGCAGCTGCAACGATTTTTCCGAAAGCTTCCTGTAGTTATCCTGCTCTTTATCCATAACGGTAAAAATAAGCATATCCACCGTAACGGAAGGACGTTCATAGATACTTGCATCATACGACTGTAAGTACTCCTTCTCGGTCAGTCCATTCCGGTCACGGAGCACCGATAGATCCGTCATCATTTATCACCCGATACACATAATTTGTTATTATCATTTTGTTAATATCTACTTGTTATTATATATCGGTTACTCGGTAATTTGTCAATACTCGCGGAGGCAAAAGTTGGAGGGATCTTCAGCTTGAAAATTCAAGGATCGGACGAATCACGCGTTATGGCAAAGGCGGGCATGAAAGGCTGGGAATTCCGGAAGGAAGCGTAATGACCGTTGAATTTGAGCTGGACGGACAGCAATTCGTCGCGTTAAACGGCGGTCCGCATTTCAAATTCAACGAAGCCATTTCGTTTATCATTCATTGCGAGGATCAAGAAGAATTGGACTATTATTGGGAGATACTCCAGAAGGTGGAGATAAAAAGCTCAGGTGTGCGGCTGGCTGAAGGACAAGTTCGGCGTATCGTGGCAAATTATCCCTGCCAATTTATCCGAAATGATCAGCGACACCGACCCGAAAAAGTCGGAAAGAGTAACTAAAGCTTTGCTCCAAACGAAAAGCAAAATTGACATAAACGCTTTATTGCAGGCGTATAAGGGTAGCCATCCATAAAAAAGCGGATGGGGATACCCCCCAAGGGAAGCTCCCATCCGCTTTTATTTTCCTTCCTCGCCCTCCGGCTCGACCAGCCGGTGCCTGTACCACTTCTCCCCACGAAAACGCAGCAAAAAGATCGTGCCCCGCACGCCCCATTCGAGCTGCATCGCAAGCCAAACCCCGATCACACCGAGCCTAAGAACGATACCGAACACATATCCGAGCACGACCCGGAACAGCCACATCGACAGCATCGACATCATTGAAGTGAACCGGGAATCGCCCGCCGCCCGCAGCGCCGCCGGCAGCAGGAAGCTGATCGGCCAGAGCGGGATTTGAGCGATCGCGTTGATCAAGGTCAGCGTGAAAAGCTCGTCCACAATCTCTTCCGGCGGGTGGAACAGCCCGACAAGCGGCCTGTACAGCGGAAGGAGAATCGCGGTCATCAGGACAAAAGAAACGGACGCCAGCCACAGAAACGACTTCGTGAATTTCCGCGCATCCCGGATATTTCCCCTGCCGATGCACTGCCCGACCACCGTGACCGTCGTCGTCGATAACGCGGCCGGCGCAATCTGGTACACCATCGCAAAGGTCGAGCCGATCGCATTGACCGCGATAGCATAAGTGCCCAGGCTGACGATGAAAATTTGGGTCAAAATTTTGCCCCCATTAAAAAACATCTGCTCCGCGGCGAAGGGCAAGCCGACGAACAATATTTTTTTGAACATCGCCATATTGAGATAAAAGGCGTCCCGAATGCGGAATCGCAGGCTGTCGTCCAACCGGACGAGATAATAAATCGCGCAGATAGCGGCCAAATAACGGGAAACATTCACCGCCACGGTCATGCCAAGCACGCCCATATCCAGCACGTTGATGAAGACGACGTTTAAAAACACATAGGAAAAGTTCATGATCAAAGACAGCGTCAAGGTTACCTTCGTCTTGCCGATGCCGCGAAGCGCGCCGCTGATCGCTTCTTTGATCGCAATGCCGACAAACGAGATGCCGTTGCCCACGAGATAAACTCCGGCATGATCAAATACGTCCGCCTCCGCCGATCCGAACAGCAGCTTTAGAATCGGATGGAAAAAGAGCACGATGAGCACGCTGATGCACAGCGCAAACAACGTGACGGCGGAAATCGTGCTGGAGGCGGCCTTGGTCACCATGGAATCGTTGCCGCTTCCTTTATACTGCGCCACAACGACCGTTCCCCCGGTCGCCACGGCGACAAAGACGTTGATCAGAAAAATATTGACCGAGTCGACCATATTGACCGCGCTGACCGCCGCCACACCCGACGAGCTGATCATGGCGGTGTTCACCAGACTGAGGCATACCAGGAAAGCCTGGTCCACCAAAATCGGCGTAAACAAAGATACGATTTGCCGGTAGTCGATCGACTCTCCGGAAAAGTATTTTTCCAACAACGCATGCATTCGGGTTTTAGTATTGGATGATCCCATAGCCGTCACCTGTCATCCGAAAAAGTGCGCAGCCGCCGGAGCGACGGGAATACATACATCCACAGACCGGCCACCGCAATCGTTCCGATGCCGCCGATGAACGTGGCGTTAACGGCTCCGAGAAGCCCGGCCATCATGCCCGACTCGAATTCGCCGAGCTGGTTGGAGGTGCCGATGAACAGCGAGTTGACCGCATTCACCCGGCCCCGCATCTCGTTCGGCGTATTCAGCTGCACCAGCGTAGAGCGGATCACGACGCTGATCACGTCCGAGGCGCCGATCAAAAACAACGCGATCAGCGACACGTACAGGCTCGTCGAAAGCGCAAAAAGGATCGTCGACGCTCCGAAAACCCCCAAGGCCCCGAACAAGGTCGGTCCGAGCGCCCTTCTCAGCGGATAATGCGCGAGCACGAGCGACATAAGCAAAGCCCCGACCGCCGGCGCCGTACGCAGCAGTCCGAGCCCCCAAGGCCCCGTATGTAAAATATCCCGCGCAAAAATCGGCAAAAGCGCCGTCGCTCCGCCCAAGAGTACCGCAAACAGATCGAGCGATATCGTGCCCAGGATCACCTTATGGCGAATGACGAAGGCGAGTCCGGAAAACAGGGAGCGCAGCGACATCGGCTCCACCCTTCGTTCGCTCCGTTCCATGCGGACCCAGCCGATCAGAGCGGCCGCCGCCGCAAGCGCCACCGCCGACGTGACGTACACCGTCGACGGCCCGAGCGCAAAGAGCAGCCCGCCCAGCGTCGGGCCAAGGATCTGCGCCGTTTGCCCGGCCGACGCCGACCAGGCGGACGCCTGCTGGAGCAGCTCCTTCGGCACCAGCTCCGGCACGAGCGCGGACAACGTCGGCCCTTCGAAGGCGCGACAGGCGCCGATCACGGCGGCGGCCAGCAAAATTTGCTCGCGCCCGAGCCAGCCGGCATGGTTGCCGACGACGAGAAACGCAGCGACGGCCCCTTCGCACAGCTGGCAGATGAGCACGATTTTTCGCCGGTCGAACCGGTCCGCCGCATGCCCCACCAGCAGCGTCAGCAGCAGCATCGGCACAAACTGGGCCAGTCCGACAAGCCCGAGACTGAAAGCATCGTCCGTCAGCACGTACATTTGCCATCCGATCGCCACCGACAGCATCTGGAACGAAGTCGTCGACAAGATGCGGGCCGCCCATGCTTTGGCGAAAGACGGCAGGCGAATGACGGATGGACTTTCGGAAGGTAACAAAATCCGCTCACGACCTTTCTATGGTTAGCACAATCACGTGGAAGAGTAGAAAAGGTTCTCGTCCTTACTTTACCACGGATGAGCGGATTATGCTTACAAAAAATTAACATTCGCAGGTTTGAGCCGTAAGGCGAAGAGGTAAGGCGTTGAACGTTCCATTATCCAATAAAGCAGCCTATTACATGGCAGTCGCTTTTTATTGTATCGGCATCGCCGCATCCGTTTATATGGTCTATCAACTGAATATGCTTGGCGTAAAAGGCCTCTCCTGGATACCGGTCTTGTCCTGCATCATCTCGACAATAGCCGTACTAACCAGAATGAGCATGTTTGGTTTTATCGCTTCGTTCGTTTCTTTTCCGCTCGCAGGCGGTTTGTTTGCTCCCCAAACGTTTTTGCTCGGCGTTGTTTTTTTGGCAAATCTTTTTATAAGCATCTTGTTACTGTTGGGAAAAATCGGCAAATCGCAAACTTCTTCTTAGCTCACTTCCGCGCTATTTATCGTTGCAGGCCTTCGGCTGCGCACCCCATGGTCAGATGGACAAACGGCACCGGGTTACCCCAACAAACGGCTTCCTCTAACGTTTCATCTTGTAATCAAAACGATCCGGACATTGAGTCGATTCTCCTTTTCAATATTGTCTCTTTATTCGGACGACCAAGAAGGGATTCGTCATTCAAATAAAGAATCTCCCATACGGGTTCTTCCGGAATCGTAATGAAGCAGAACGCGGAAACCGTCCCCCACTTAAGCTACCCGAACAAACGATCCCGATCATTTCGAGCGGCTGCAGAGGACTGCAATAGCATCGATTTTATCGGTTGATTAAGCATAAAAATACCTCCGTATCCAACATAACACGGAGGTATAATCTTTCGATATATGGTTTGTATGGAAACGCAGGCAACGGCTTCCGCTGCCATCCCTTCGAATCAAAGCGAGGAACTTCGAGCTCAGGGTTCTCCATTTGTTCTTTCCCATTTGTTATATTTAAAAGCGTAACAAATATGAACTATTAATGTAACAGACAGCACAAGCACGATTATATGTAGCAAGTCAATTAGTAGATACTCATGTTTCGCGATTCCCGTAAGTGTCCACCAAAATATAGGTGGTCCCTGTATAATGATAGATGCTACCCCAAATATAAGTAAAACTACGGCTATTATTTTTTTTAATATTACATTTTTGTAAAGAAGAGATATAGTCAAAATCGATACGAGTACCCCTAGTAGAAGACCTACGTTAGCCCATCGCCTAACATAACCATCTTCCGAACCTTGTTCCATTCCTAAAAAGGAAAAATCAAAAACATTTAACTTATAACACGAAGCTAATATAATTGATGCGATCCCGAGTGAACAAGAATACGTTATCAACTTTTTCATATCTCTCCTCCTCATTACTTCCTAAATTTATTCTACATGATAATTTCTTACACTTCCATGACGAAAGGCGCACCACATCGTGATGCGCCTTCCGTTTAAATATCACTTATTAAGTTCTTCAAGTTTCCAAGAGAGACCCATAGGACGAATGTCATGCTCAGTGCTTTCAGTATCTGCTGTTTCTACTGCGTAAACCTCTGCATCGTTTTGTACATTATTTAAATCAGCAACAGAGCCTTCTCCCTCAATTTCAATGAATCCTTTGAAGGAATAATCCTTGCTATTGATGATTTTGTTTAAAGATTCATCAGTAAGTTCTGTGGTAGCAATAGTTACACGTTCACCAAGATTATTAATACCACGGGCATATATTACAGATGCTTTGAGATTATGCTTGGAAATAGTTTCTTTGATCTTTTTGGCAGTTACCGGGGTATTAAAGGTAACCGTGAACTCCTCCTTTACTTTTTGGTTCCTATTATCTTTTTTACTCGTCTTTTTATCTAGAAGATCTCTGTGTTTCTTTTTATAATCTTCCAATTGTTTTCTGTTCGTAATATCATCGTAAGCTTTACTAACTTTAGCCTTCTTTGACTTAGAATGGGTATCAACTTCTACTTTATTTGACAAAATACCTACTGTTTTTGCCGCTTTTGTAGAATTTGATGAGGATACATTGCTTGTTTTAAAATTGTTAAAATATTCGCCTTGCAAAGCAGGACCTGTCGTATTTACACCTGGAACGTTGTTATAGTCTCCGCCAGGGTATAAAGGAGGGATACTTTGAGAGGCATAAGTGATTAAGTATGGATTAGCTGATGAGTTTAGTATTCTAAAATTCGCAGTATAGTTGTAGCGTGTCCAGTCACTCAAAGCTCCACGGCTTACAACTTCAACTTCCTCGTTTCTTCCATATCCCGGTGTTGTACTAGATTCATCTTCCTGGTCATCTTCGAAGTCGAATTTAGGATCGGGTAGAGTCGTAGTGGCGGAATATCCGTTAAGGGAATGAGTGGTTCCGTCTTCCTTCAGATCAAGGGTAAGATATCTACCATATGCTTTTTCGTAATTGTCTATTTGTGCTGGAGACCAGTAAATGCCTTCCAGTGCCGTATAAATATAATTGTCTCCCGCGCTGTAAGAAGCAACGAAATTTCCCGCATTAGGCCTATCCCAATCTGATGGATCAGTATTCACGCTAAGAGCTTTTGTTGCTGTTCCTGCAAAAGCAGTAGGTGCCATGGTAAGGCACAACGTAGTCGCGATAGCGCAAGAAAGAACTTTAAATTTTTTCATAACTTACCTCCAAAATTTATTTTATAACACTACTATAATCTACCATATTTGGATAAAATATAGAATAGTCCATTATTCCCTTTTATTGTAGTTTTATGTCATGTTTCTTAAAATTGTCTATATATGTTATAAAATAGCATATTGATCCAATAGAGGCAAATCACAGCTACCTTGGTATTTAGGGGAAAAAACAAGTGTTTGTAACAGGCTACAAAGTACTGTAGCTTGCTGTCGATAGCAGACGTTCCTTAAAAACTAACCCAACTTTCCGCCATTAGTCGGATGAAGCCTTGATTTGATTGGGTTTTCAAAATTTTATTGGTCACTACAATCTTTTTGCAACCACCGTATGTTTGCGTTTGAGCGGATCTTTGATATCGAGCAATCGATAGATTTCCTGATGAGCGCTTTCCGGCGAACTCGAAACCCGAATGTGGTGAATCTGGTCCTGAGCATCGGTGAGCATGATCGTGCTGCGTTGATGCGTGGATAATACGTTGCGCACCGTTGACCAACGGCGGTGATCATCTTGCTCGATGAGCGTCTTCTCGATGCTTATGAGCAAGTGATACGCCAGCACGGAAATAAACAAGTGACCTTCCGTCCGACTCTTTTGCTGATGGTAAACAGGACGCATACCCAAATCCGTCTTCAGCGAACGAAACGCTTCTTCGACTTGCGTAAGCGTCGTGTACAGTCGCCAAATGTCTGCCGCCGCCAAGTCCTGATGACTGGTTTCAATCACGTAACAACCGGTCAATGTTTGACGTTTGGCGCGGCTTTCTTTCTTGACGTAAGTGACAGCCGTCACCTTCTTCTTTGCCTCATCGAGCTGCAGTACGATGTCGTAGTGAGCAGCGATGCTCGGGTATCGCTCTTTCAGTCGACCGACCCGTTCGCCAACCTTTTCGACAAGTTGAATGTTGCCTTTGGCAACGGACATCTGTAAGCGGACCAGGTCCTGCAGGAAACGCTCTTCCTTGAGCGCGTCCATCGCTTGTTCTTTCTGTTCCCGTCCGGCGCTCAGGCAGAGTACCCGTGAGCCGTTCTCCCACGGGATTTTTTTGACAAAAACCGTCTCGGAGGTGACGTCATTGCCGATGGGTTCGAATGTGTTTCTGGCCTGTTCGAATTCCTGCACATACTCTTTCTCGACAGCCCGGCGCTCGACCACCAGATAAGGATAACCGCCGGATTTGAGCAACTGGATATTGTCCTTGGTGGCAATCCCCCGATCCATGACGATCGTCGGCCGCTCTTGGGCAAACAGATGCGGTTCTTCCGGTGTGTACAGGCGATCCAGAATGTCCGGCAGCGTTTTCGGTTCGGATTGGTTGCCGCCATAAATGCGGCTAAAGATCGGAAAACCCCGGTGATCCACCACGAGCGCCAGCGTCACCAGCGGCCGGTCAG
The window above is part of the Paenibacillus hamazuiensis genome. Proteins encoded here:
- a CDS encoding IS1634 family transposase codes for the protein MFIRQTSTQHKKSNTTYTKHQLVESYRTGKGPRQRVIMELGTLTLPKSQWRTLAAVLEARLAGQDSLLAEEPAIAEAADAAMKHYRFVQTKAQEKQQRHEQRELVTVDLQSIASSEHRSLGPELVAHTFWERLGLNRILKDCGLSTQQQALAQAVVIGRLVAPSSDLAAWHWLRNQTALLELLPTDLSRIRKDAIYEIADELLAHKVRIEQALRDQEALLFPSRTTLFLYDLTNTYFEGQCKNNTLAKRGKSKEQRADRPLVTLALVVDHRGFPIFSRIYGGNQSEPKTLPDILDRLYTPEEPHLFAQERPTIVMDRGIATKDNIQLLKSGGYPYLVVERRAVEKEYVQEFEQARNTFEPIGNDVTSETVFVKKIPWENGSRVLCLSAGREQKEQAMDALKEERFLQDLVRLQMSVAKGNIQLVEKVGERVGRLKERYPSIAAHYDIVLQLDEAKKKVTAVTYVKKESRAKRQTLTGCYVIETSHQDLAAADIWRLYTTLTQVEEAFRSLKTDLGMRPVYHQQKSRTEGHLFISVLAYHLLISIEKTLIEQDDHRRWSTVRNVLSTHQRSTIMLTDAQDQIHHIRVSSSPESAHQEIYRLLDIKDPLKRKHTVVAKRL